In one window of Longimicrobium sp. DNA:
- a CDS encoding alpha/beta hydrolase-fold protein, giving the protein MKTLLRARLLLAALALAACATTGTRTSAGQLVRDTVDAPSLAGNRLGDPARREALVYLPPGYSTGNRRYPTLYVLHGFDAPLQAFETGRVPIRVLMDSLVAAGRARAMIVVVPDARNAYGGAFYSNSPVAGSWEDFVARDLVAHMDLRYRTLPRAASRGIEGHSMGGYGALTLAARHPDVFGAVYAASPCCFGPRMMDDLAPFWPAALSLTDRDAVGAASFQARLILGLATALTPAAERAPLFVDLPFRHDADGVLMMRNEPAYSRWTGLTPSSLVRANADGLRRLRGIRFDVGTSDAFTHILPNLRELSAALDSAGIRHTLQPYPGDHVSGLRPRFASEVIPFFSATLQY; this is encoded by the coding sequence ATGAAGACCCTCCTCCGCGCCCGCCTCCTCCTGGCGGCCCTGGCCCTCGCCGCATGCGCCACGACGGGAACCCGCACCTCCGCCGGGCAGCTCGTCCGCGACACCGTGGACGCGCCCTCGCTGGCGGGGAACCGGCTGGGCGACCCGGCGCGGCGCGAGGCGCTGGTGTACCTGCCGCCCGGCTACAGCACGGGAAACCGCCGCTACCCCACGCTCTACGTGCTGCACGGCTTCGACGCGCCGCTCCAGGCGTTCGAGACGGGTCGGGTGCCCATCCGGGTGCTGATGGACTCGCTGGTCGCGGCGGGGCGCGCGCGTGCCATGATCGTGGTGGTCCCTGATGCTCGAAACGCGTACGGCGGCGCCTTCTACAGCAACTCGCCCGTAGCGGGGAGCTGGGAGGACTTCGTGGCGCGCGACCTGGTAGCGCACATGGACCTTCGTTACCGCACCCTTCCTCGCGCCGCATCTCGCGGGATCGAGGGGCACTCGATGGGCGGCTACGGCGCGCTGACCCTGGCGGCGCGCCACCCGGACGTCTTCGGCGCGGTGTACGCCGCGTCACCGTGCTGCTTCGGCCCGCGCATGATGGACGACCTAGCCCCCTTCTGGCCCGCCGCCCTTTCCCTCACCGACCGCGATGCGGTGGGTGCGGCCAGCTTCCAGGCGCGCCTGATCCTGGGCCTCGCCACCGCCCTCACGCCGGCAGCGGAGCGCGCGCCGCTCTTCGTCGATCTCCCCTTTCGGCACGACGCGGACGGCGTCTTGATGATGCGCAACGAGCCCGCCTACTCCCGCTGGACCGGCCTCACACCGTCATCGCTGGTGCGCGCGAACGCCGATGGCCTGCGCCGGCTGCGCGGCATCCGCTTCGACGTGGGCACCTCGGACGCCTTCACCCACATCCTCCCCAACCTGCGCGAGCTTTCCGCCGCGCTGGACTCCGCCGGCATCCGCCACACCTTGCAGCCCTATCCCGGCGACCACGTCAGCGGCCTCCGTCCCCGCTTCGCCTCCGAGGTGATCCCTTTCTTCTCGGCCACCCTCCAGTACTGA
- a CDS encoding DR2241 family protein produces the protein MSDRPEERGAHAPGGIAEARAALAVWVDDAGPEGRAFLQALIRATGGGQYEIRHQRDAGFPLDALVVSRDPFAARTIAQVTDDGEHRPLKTSPNLRGGWALVELDERALWTALDYLYPACALHWHAGRTGTLRVTHWRETAARQTGMYGAVKLLETDAVRNTVRACCGDAVCLRRVAWQVDEATPLEMADEGPPHGDALVPCPEACSMFVSFARQVLKVERAPRRPVEGLVPLAAEETNQLRALVAAAASGTLGGVREGEFDDPLNPRRIRYLAARLAAAAAPADEGELPCEGCPRKVPCAGCPMVALTPPTPLSR, from the coding sequence GTGTCTGACCGCCCGGAGGAGCGCGGCGCGCACGCACCGGGCGGGATCGCGGAGGCGCGGGCGGCGCTGGCGGTGTGGGTGGACGATGCCGGGCCGGAGGGGCGCGCATTCCTCCAGGCGCTGATCCGCGCGACGGGCGGCGGGCAGTACGAGATCCGCCATCAACGCGACGCCGGCTTTCCGCTGGACGCGCTGGTGGTCTCGCGCGATCCGTTCGCGGCGCGCACCATCGCGCAGGTGACGGACGACGGGGAGCATCGGCCGCTCAAGACGTCGCCGAACCTTCGCGGGGGGTGGGCGCTGGTGGAGCTGGACGAGCGCGCGCTCTGGACCGCGCTCGACTACCTGTATCCCGCTTGCGCGCTGCACTGGCACGCGGGGCGCACGGGCACCCTGCGCGTGACGCACTGGCGCGAGACGGCGGCGCGGCAGACCGGAATGTACGGTGCCGTCAAGCTGCTGGAGACGGACGCCGTGCGGAACACCGTGCGCGCGTGCTGCGGCGACGCCGTGTGCCTGCGCCGCGTGGCGTGGCAGGTAGATGAGGCGACGCCGCTGGAGATGGCCGACGAAGGCCCGCCGCACGGCGACGCGCTGGTCCCCTGCCCCGAGGCGTGCTCGATGTTCGTCTCCTTTGCGCGGCAGGTGCTCAAGGTGGAGCGCGCGCCTCGCCGCCCCGTCGAGGGCCTGGTGCCGTTGGCGGCGGAGGAGACGAACCAGCTCCGCGCGCTGGTGGCCGCCGCCGCATCTGGCACGCTGGGCGGCGTGCGCGAGGGCGAGTTCGACGACCCGCTCAACCCGCGCCGCATCCGCTACCTCGCCGCCCGCCTCGCCGCCGCCGCAGCTCCCGCGGACGAGGGCGAGCTGCCGTGCGAGGGGTGCCCGCGCAAGGTGCCATGCGCGGGGTGCCCGATGGTGGCCCTCACCCCCCCGACCCCCCTCTCCCGATAA
- a CDS encoding phosphoribosyltransferase family protein — protein sequence MVQPIPFPRTGDDGGGGASDTLELSWELFGELCRALAIRVAHEYEPDLVIGIATAGVIPAATVAGILQVEFESMKISRRDGSAVARPAPSVLSSAPPRARGRRVLIVDELTTSGDTLRLALAAVREVGAAEVRTATSFVRPGGYRPDFFALETPALIVFPWDRQVIERGELVTPSIYTGPILHA from the coding sequence ATGGTTCAGCCGATTCCGTTCCCCCGCACTGGCGACGACGGCGGCGGTGGCGCGTCGGACACGCTGGAGCTCTCGTGGGAGCTGTTCGGCGAGCTCTGCCGCGCCCTGGCCATCCGTGTGGCGCACGAGTACGAACCAGACCTGGTGATCGGCATTGCCACGGCGGGAGTGATCCCCGCCGCGACCGTCGCGGGGATCCTGCAGGTGGAGTTCGAGTCGATGAAGATCTCGCGGCGCGACGGCAGCGCGGTCGCCCGTCCCGCGCCGTCGGTCCTCTCCTCGGCGCCGCCGCGCGCGCGCGGGCGGCGCGTGCTGATCGTGGACGAGCTCACCACCAGCGGCGACACGCTGCGGCTGGCCCTCGCCGCCGTGCGGGAGGTGGGCGCGGCGGAGGTGCGCACCGCCACCTCCTTCGTGCGCCCCGGCGGCTACCGCCCCGACTTCTTTGCCCTGGAGACCCCGGCGCTCATCGTCTTCCCCTGGGACCGCCAGGTGATCGAGCGCGGGGAGCTGGTGACCCCGTCCATCTACACGGGGCCGATCCTCCACGCCTAG
- a CDS encoding CbiX/SirB N-terminal domain-containing protein: MQALIIIGHGSHLNAESSAPVYRHAEAIRRTGAFDEVRECFWKEEPSMREVFDLVESEDVYVVPLFISEGYFTEEVIPRELGLDGPAPSVTRKLGKTIRYCGPVGTHPSMSAMILRRAEESAGMDDAEARRAGLIIIGHGTERNSNSAEAIYRVTREAEAAGVFGEVKTGFLDQPPEVGEVLEEMGGRDVVLVPFFVAEGWHTQETIPDDLGINRPAVSPVTERDGRAIFYAAPVGTFPEVAEIVLQRAREAGADVPEGILAHEDARV; the protein is encoded by the coding sequence TTGCAAGCGCTGATCATCATCGGGCACGGGTCGCACCTGAATGCGGAGTCGAGCGCGCCGGTATACCGCCACGCGGAGGCCATCCGGCGCACCGGGGCCTTCGACGAGGTGCGCGAGTGCTTCTGGAAGGAAGAGCCCTCCATGCGCGAGGTGTTCGACCTCGTGGAGTCGGAGGACGTGTACGTCGTTCCCCTCTTCATCTCCGAAGGGTACTTCACCGAGGAGGTGATCCCGCGCGAGCTGGGGCTGGACGGCCCGGCGCCCTCGGTCACGCGGAAGCTGGGGAAGACGATCCGCTACTGCGGGCCGGTGGGGACGCATCCGTCGATGTCGGCCATGATCCTGCGGCGCGCGGAGGAGAGCGCCGGGATGGACGATGCGGAGGCGCGGCGGGCGGGGCTGATCATCATCGGCCACGGCACGGAGCGGAACAGCAACTCCGCCGAGGCCATCTACCGCGTGACCCGCGAGGCGGAGGCGGCCGGCGTCTTCGGCGAGGTGAAGACCGGGTTCCTCGACCAGCCGCCCGAGGTCGGCGAGGTGCTGGAGGAGATGGGCGGGCGCGACGTGGTGCTGGTCCCATTCTTCGTGGCCGAGGGGTGGCACACGCAGGAGACCATCCCCGACGACCTGGGGATCAACCGCCCGGCGGTGAGCCCGGTGACGGAGAGGGATGGGCGCGCCATCTTCTACGCGGCGCCGGTCGGGACCTTCCCCGAGGTGGCGGAGATCGTGCTGCAGCGCGCCCGCGAGGCCGGCGCGGACGTCCCCGAGGGGATCCTGGCACACGAGGACGCACGTGTCTGA